The following are from one region of the Mangifera indica cultivar Alphonso chromosome 14, CATAS_Mindica_2.1, whole genome shotgun sequence genome:
- the LOC123196378 gene encoding polyribonucleotide nucleotidyltransferase 2, mitochondrial isoform X3 has protein sequence MSSLATKSHPLLTSLPSFLTWRALGFRTICSGRLGFASSDPEQDPPVAGTKVLETFKEEFEIGSRLITLETGKIARFANGAVVLGMDETKVLSTVTSGKGDAVRDFLPLTVDYQEKRYAQGMIPTTFMRREGAPKERELLCGRLIDRPIRPLFPAGFYHEVQVMASVLSSDGKQDPDVMAANATSAALMLSDIPWGGPIGVIRIGRIAGQFIVNPTMDELNLSDLNLVYACTKDKTLMIDVQAREISEKDLEASLRLAHPEAAKYLEPQIRLAAKVGKHKKEYKLSMISDRTLEKVSNLAAVPIEAVFTDPSYGKFERGEALENIAQEVRKVLEEECDEECLKVLPKAVDTVRKKVVRKRIITEGFRVDGRHLNEVRPIYCEAGNLPILHGSALFSRGDTQVLCTVTLGAPEDAQRLDSLVGPPTKRFMLHYSFPPFSINEVGKRVGLNRREVGHGTLAEKALLAVLPPEDDFPYTVRVNSEVMASDGSTSMATVCGGSMALMDAGIPVREHVAGVSVGLVSEIDPSTGEFKDYRILTDILGLEDHLGDMDFKIAGTRKGVTAIQLDIKPAGIPLDIICECLEHALKGRLQILDHMEQQISAARTQDDRNSPRLVTLKYSNDTLRRLIGPLGSLKRKIEEETGARISISDGKLTIVARNQEMLEKVREKVDFIIGREIEVGGVYKGVVTSVKEYGAFVEFNGGQQGLLHISELSHEPVSRVSDVVTVGQKLALMCIGQDVRGNIKLSLKAALSKPGAEAKKAVEGCAPGDKEATNVWASVGNASDGQNLEFPTIKSETAETNSYSSSTPAIVIRSAAECEEEEKTSGLSQSSRSRSKSTVASEGDSKSKKSMPLVDGIDSGKHDGKSDMESKVETLVSTRNLKLGTIVTAKVYQIRARGLVLDLGGGIRGMYRFEGW, from the exons ATGTCCTCATTGGCCACCAAATCCCACCCGCTTCTGACTTCTCTACCGAGCTTCCTTACATGGCGAGCCCTTGGCTTCCGCACCATCTGCAGCGGTCGCCTTGGCTTCGCCTCCTCCGACCCCGAACAAGACCCGCCTGTGGCGGGCACCAAGGTTCTAGAAACTTTCAAAGAGGAGTTCGAGATTGGATCACGCTTAATCACCCTTGAGACTGGCAAAATTGCCCGCTTCGCAAATGGAGCTGTCGTTTTGGGCATGGATGAGACCAAGGTTTTGTCCACCGTTACCTCCGGTAAAGGAGATGCAGTTCGCGATTTTTTGCCTCTCACT GTTGATTATCAAGAGAAACGATATGCCCAAGGTATGATTCCAACTACTTTCATGCGGAGGGAAGGTGCTCCTAAAGAAAGAGAACTTTTATGTGGTCGTCTCATTGATAGACCAATACGACCACTCTTTCCTGCAGGATTTTACCATGAAGTCCAG GTAATGGCAAGTGTACTTTCTTCTGATGGGAAACAGGATCCTGATGTAATGGCAGCTAATGCAACATCTGCTGCTCTTATGTTATCAGACATTCCTTGGGGTGGTCCCATTGGAGTTATCCGTATTGGGAGAATTGCTGGACAGTTTATTGTCAACCCAACCATGGATGAG CTTAACTTGAGTGATCTCAACTTAGTATATGCCTGTACAAAGGACAAAACTTTGATGATAGATGTGCAGGCACGTGAGATCTCAGAGAAAGATCTTGAAGCTAGTTTGAGACTGGCTCATCCTGAG GCGGCCAAATACCTTGAACCTCAAATCAGGCTGGCTGCGAAAGTAGGAAAACATAAGAAAGAATATAAACTGTCAATGATCTCAGATAGAACTTTGGAGAAAGTCAGTAACCTTGCTGCAGTGCCTATTGAAGCTGTTTTTACTGATCCATCATATGGCAAG TTTGAACGTGGAGAGGCTTTAGAAAATATTGCACAAGAAGTGAGAAAAGTCCTTGAAGAAGAATGTGATGAAGAATGCTTAAAGGTCCTACCAAAGGCAGTAGACACTGTGAGGAAAAAG GTTGTCCGCAAAAGGATTATTACAGAAGGCTTCCGGGTTGATGGGAGACATCTTAATGAAGTTAGGCCTATTTATTGTGAAGCTGGTAATTTACCAATATTGCATGGATCAGCACTTTTTTCTCGGGGAGATACCCAG GTTCTTTGTACTGTGACACTTGGAGCACCTGAAGATGCTCAACGCTTGGACTCCTTGGTTGGCCCCCCGACAAAGCGATTCATGCTTCACTACAGTTTTCCACCATTTTCAATCAATGAAGTTGGTAAACGAGTTGGCCTAAATAGACGTGAAGTTGGTCATG gAACTCTTGCAGAGAAAGCTCTGCTTGCTGTGTTGCCTCCTGAAGATGATTTTCCATATACTGTCCGTGTGAATTCAGAGGTCATGGCCTCTGATGGTTCAACATCCATGGCAACTGTCTGCGGAg GCAGTATGGCTTTGATGGATGCTGGTATTCCAGTAAGAGAACATGTAGCTGGTGTTTCGGTTGGTCTTGTCAGTGAAATCGACCCATCAACTGGTGAATTTAAGGATTACCGTATATTGACTGATATATTG GGTCTAGAAGATCATTTAGGAGACATGGACTTCAAAATTGCTGGCACTCGAAAAGGAGTTACAGCAATTCAGTTGGATATAAAACCTGCTGGAATTCCTTTAGATATTATTTGTGAGTGTTTAGAGCATGCACTTAAAGGTCGTCTTCAAATCCTTGATCACATGGAACAGCAAATTAGTGCGGCACGGACTCAAGATGATAGAAATTCACCTCGTCTAG TTACCTTGAAGTACAGCAATGACACTCTTCGCCGCTTGATTGGCCCTCTAGGTTCtctcaaaagaaaaattgaagaggAAACAG GTGCACGGATCTCTATAAGTGACGGAAAGCTTACTATAGTTGCTAGGAATCAGGAGATGCTGGAAAAAGTACGAGAAAAG GTTGACTTCATAATTGGCCGTGAAATCGAGGTTGGGGGTGTCTATAAGGGTGTTGTAACATCAGTCAAAGAATATGGTGCCTTTGTGGAGTTCAATGGTGGCCAACAAGGCCTGCTACACATTTCTGAGTTGTCGCATGAACCG GTTTCCCGAGTTTCAGATGTGGTGACTGTCGGCCAGAAGCTTGCTTTGATGTGCATAGGGCAAGATGTTCGTGGTAATATTAAGCTATCCCTTAAAGCAGCTCTATCTAAACCTGGAGCTGAGGCAAAGAAAGCTGTTGAAGGATGTGCTCCTGGCGACAAAGAAGCTACTAATGTTTGGGCATCAGTTGGAAATGCATCTGATGGGCAAAATCTGGAGTTCCCAACGATCAAAAGTGAAACTGCTGAGACAAACTCATATTCTTCCTCAACCCCTGCAATAGTGATTCGAAGTGCTGCAGAGTGTGAGGAGGAGGAAAAAACTTCTGGTTTGAGTCAGAGTTCTAGGAGTAGATCTAAATCAACTGTTGCTTCAGAAGGGGATAGTAAATCAAAAAAATCTATGCCTCTAGTTGACGGGATTGATTCTGGTAAACATGATGGCAAGAGTGATATGGAAAGCAAAGTTGAGACTCTTGTTTCTACAAGAAATTTGAAGCTTGGAACAATTGTTACTGCCAAGGTTTATCAAATTCGTGCTCGTGGGTTAGTTCTTGATTTGGGTGGTGGAATTCGTGGAATGTATCGGTTTGAG GGCTGGTGA
- the LOC123196378 gene encoding polyribonucleotide nucleotidyltransferase 2, mitochondrial isoform X1: MSSLATKSHPLLTSLPSFLTWRALGFRTICSGRLGFASSDPEQDPPVAGTKVLETFKEEFEIGSRLITLETGKIARFANGAVVLGMDETKVLSTVTSGKGDAVRDFLPLTVDYQEKRYAQGMIPTTFMRREGAPKERELLCGRLIDRPIRPLFPAGFYHEVQVMASVLSSDGKQDPDVMAANATSAALMLSDIPWGGPIGVIRIGRIAGQFIVNPTMDELNLSDLNLVYACTKDKTLMIDVQAREISEKDLEASLRLAHPEAAKYLEPQIRLAAKVGKHKKEYKLSMISDRTLEKVSNLAAVPIEAVFTDPSYGKFERGEALENIAQEVRKVLEEECDEECLKVLPKAVDTVRKKVVRKRIITEGFRVDGRHLNEVRPIYCEAGNLPILHGSALFSRGDTQVLCTVTLGAPEDAQRLDSLVGPPTKRFMLHYSFPPFSINEVGKRVGLNRREVGHGTLAEKALLAVLPPEDDFPYTVRVNSEVMASDGSTSMATVCGGSMALMDAGIPVREHVAGVSVGLVSEIDPSTGEFKDYRILTDILGLEDHLGDMDFKIAGTRKGVTAIQLDIKPAGIPLDIICECLEHALKGRLQILDHMEQQISAARTQDDRNSPRLVTLKYSNDTLRRLIGPLGSLKRKIEEETGARISISDGKLTIVARNQEMLEKVREKVDFIIGREIEVGGVYKGVVTSVKEYGAFVEFNGGQQGLLHISELSHEPVSRVSDVVTVGQKLALMCIGQDVRGNIKLSLKAALSKPGAEAKKAVEGCAPGDKEATNVWASVGNASDGQNLEFPTIKSETAETNSYSSSTPAIVIRSAAECEEEEKTSGLSQSSRSRSKSTVASEGDSKSKKSMPLVDGIDSGKHDGKSDMESKVETLVSTRNLKLGTIVTAKVYQIRARGLVLDLGGGIRGMYRFEANGKEEFKIGDEMLVKCSSFTGKGIPVMSSVNEE; the protein is encoded by the exons ATGTCCTCATTGGCCACCAAATCCCACCCGCTTCTGACTTCTCTACCGAGCTTCCTTACATGGCGAGCCCTTGGCTTCCGCACCATCTGCAGCGGTCGCCTTGGCTTCGCCTCCTCCGACCCCGAACAAGACCCGCCTGTGGCGGGCACCAAGGTTCTAGAAACTTTCAAAGAGGAGTTCGAGATTGGATCACGCTTAATCACCCTTGAGACTGGCAAAATTGCCCGCTTCGCAAATGGAGCTGTCGTTTTGGGCATGGATGAGACCAAGGTTTTGTCCACCGTTACCTCCGGTAAAGGAGATGCAGTTCGCGATTTTTTGCCTCTCACT GTTGATTATCAAGAGAAACGATATGCCCAAGGTATGATTCCAACTACTTTCATGCGGAGGGAAGGTGCTCCTAAAGAAAGAGAACTTTTATGTGGTCGTCTCATTGATAGACCAATACGACCACTCTTTCCTGCAGGATTTTACCATGAAGTCCAG GTAATGGCAAGTGTACTTTCTTCTGATGGGAAACAGGATCCTGATGTAATGGCAGCTAATGCAACATCTGCTGCTCTTATGTTATCAGACATTCCTTGGGGTGGTCCCATTGGAGTTATCCGTATTGGGAGAATTGCTGGACAGTTTATTGTCAACCCAACCATGGATGAG CTTAACTTGAGTGATCTCAACTTAGTATATGCCTGTACAAAGGACAAAACTTTGATGATAGATGTGCAGGCACGTGAGATCTCAGAGAAAGATCTTGAAGCTAGTTTGAGACTGGCTCATCCTGAG GCGGCCAAATACCTTGAACCTCAAATCAGGCTGGCTGCGAAAGTAGGAAAACATAAGAAAGAATATAAACTGTCAATGATCTCAGATAGAACTTTGGAGAAAGTCAGTAACCTTGCTGCAGTGCCTATTGAAGCTGTTTTTACTGATCCATCATATGGCAAG TTTGAACGTGGAGAGGCTTTAGAAAATATTGCACAAGAAGTGAGAAAAGTCCTTGAAGAAGAATGTGATGAAGAATGCTTAAAGGTCCTACCAAAGGCAGTAGACACTGTGAGGAAAAAG GTTGTCCGCAAAAGGATTATTACAGAAGGCTTCCGGGTTGATGGGAGACATCTTAATGAAGTTAGGCCTATTTATTGTGAAGCTGGTAATTTACCAATATTGCATGGATCAGCACTTTTTTCTCGGGGAGATACCCAG GTTCTTTGTACTGTGACACTTGGAGCACCTGAAGATGCTCAACGCTTGGACTCCTTGGTTGGCCCCCCGACAAAGCGATTCATGCTTCACTACAGTTTTCCACCATTTTCAATCAATGAAGTTGGTAAACGAGTTGGCCTAAATAGACGTGAAGTTGGTCATG gAACTCTTGCAGAGAAAGCTCTGCTTGCTGTGTTGCCTCCTGAAGATGATTTTCCATATACTGTCCGTGTGAATTCAGAGGTCATGGCCTCTGATGGTTCAACATCCATGGCAACTGTCTGCGGAg GCAGTATGGCTTTGATGGATGCTGGTATTCCAGTAAGAGAACATGTAGCTGGTGTTTCGGTTGGTCTTGTCAGTGAAATCGACCCATCAACTGGTGAATTTAAGGATTACCGTATATTGACTGATATATTG GGTCTAGAAGATCATTTAGGAGACATGGACTTCAAAATTGCTGGCACTCGAAAAGGAGTTACAGCAATTCAGTTGGATATAAAACCTGCTGGAATTCCTTTAGATATTATTTGTGAGTGTTTAGAGCATGCACTTAAAGGTCGTCTTCAAATCCTTGATCACATGGAACAGCAAATTAGTGCGGCACGGACTCAAGATGATAGAAATTCACCTCGTCTAG TTACCTTGAAGTACAGCAATGACACTCTTCGCCGCTTGATTGGCCCTCTAGGTTCtctcaaaagaaaaattgaagaggAAACAG GTGCACGGATCTCTATAAGTGACGGAAAGCTTACTATAGTTGCTAGGAATCAGGAGATGCTGGAAAAAGTACGAGAAAAG GTTGACTTCATAATTGGCCGTGAAATCGAGGTTGGGGGTGTCTATAAGGGTGTTGTAACATCAGTCAAAGAATATGGTGCCTTTGTGGAGTTCAATGGTGGCCAACAAGGCCTGCTACACATTTCTGAGTTGTCGCATGAACCG GTTTCCCGAGTTTCAGATGTGGTGACTGTCGGCCAGAAGCTTGCTTTGATGTGCATAGGGCAAGATGTTCGTGGTAATATTAAGCTATCCCTTAAAGCAGCTCTATCTAAACCTGGAGCTGAGGCAAAGAAAGCTGTTGAAGGATGTGCTCCTGGCGACAAAGAAGCTACTAATGTTTGGGCATCAGTTGGAAATGCATCTGATGGGCAAAATCTGGAGTTCCCAACGATCAAAAGTGAAACTGCTGAGACAAACTCATATTCTTCCTCAACCCCTGCAATAGTGATTCGAAGTGCTGCAGAGTGTGAGGAGGAGGAAAAAACTTCTGGTTTGAGTCAGAGTTCTAGGAGTAGATCTAAATCAACTGTTGCTTCAGAAGGGGATAGTAAATCAAAAAAATCTATGCCTCTAGTTGACGGGATTGATTCTGGTAAACATGATGGCAAGAGTGATATGGAAAGCAAAGTTGAGACTCTTGTTTCTACAAGAAATTTGAAGCTTGGAACAATTGTTACTGCCAAGGTTTATCAAATTCGTGCTCGTGGGTTAGTTCTTGATTTGGGTGGTGGAATTCGTGGAATGTATCGGTTTGAG GCAAATGGCAAGGAAGAGTTCAAGATAGGTGATGAAATGCTAGTCAAGTGTTCAAGTTTTACTGGCAAGGGGATTCCAGTCATGTCTTCAGTCAATGAGGAATAA
- the LOC123196378 gene encoding polyribonucleotide nucleotidyltransferase 2, mitochondrial isoform X2, translating into MSSLATKSHPLLTSLPSFLTWRALGFRTICSGRLGFASSDPEQDPPVAGTKVLETFKEEFEIGSRLITLETGKIARFANGAVVLGMDETKVLSTVTSGKGDAVRDFLPLTVDYQEKRYAQGMIPTTFMRREGAPKERELLCGRLIDRPIRPLFPAGFYHEVQVMASVLSSDGKQDPDVMAANATSAALMLSDIPWGGPIGVIRIGRIAGQFIVNPTMDELNLSDLNLVYACTKDKTLMIDVQAREISEKDLEASLRLAHPEAAKYLEPQIRLAAKVGKHKKEYKLSMISDRTLEKVSNLAAVPIEAVFTDPSYGKFERGEALENIAQEVRKVLEEECDEECLKVLPKAVDTVRKKVVRKRIITEGFRVDGRHLNEVRPIYCEAGNLPILHGSALFSRGDTQVLCTVTLGAPEDAQRLDSLVGPPTKRFMLHYSFPPFSINEVGKRVGLNRREVGHGTLAEKALLAVLPPEDDFPYTVRVNSEVMASDGSTSMATVCGGSMALMDAGIPVREHVAGVSVGLVSEIDPSTGEFKDYRILTDILGLEDHLGDMDFKIAGTRKGVTAIQLDIKPAGIPLDIICECLEHALKGRLQILDHMEQQISAARTQDDRNSPRLVTLKYSNDTLRRLIGPLGSLKRKIEEETGARISISDGKLTIVARNQEMLEKVREKVDFIIGREIEVGGVYKGVVTSVKEYGAFVEFNGGQQGLLHISELSHEPVSRVSDVVTVGQKLALMCIGQDVRGNIKLSLKAALSKPGAEAKKAVEGCAPGDKEATNVWASVGNASDGQNLEFPTIKSETAETNSYSSSTPAIVIRSAAECEEEEKTSGLSQSSRSRSKSTVASEGDSKSKKSIHDGKSDMESKVETLVSTRNLKLGTIVTAKVYQIRARGLVLDLGGGIRGMYRFEANGKEEFKIGDEMLVKCSSFTGKGIPVMSSVNEE; encoded by the exons ATGTCCTCATTGGCCACCAAATCCCACCCGCTTCTGACTTCTCTACCGAGCTTCCTTACATGGCGAGCCCTTGGCTTCCGCACCATCTGCAGCGGTCGCCTTGGCTTCGCCTCCTCCGACCCCGAACAAGACCCGCCTGTGGCGGGCACCAAGGTTCTAGAAACTTTCAAAGAGGAGTTCGAGATTGGATCACGCTTAATCACCCTTGAGACTGGCAAAATTGCCCGCTTCGCAAATGGAGCTGTCGTTTTGGGCATGGATGAGACCAAGGTTTTGTCCACCGTTACCTCCGGTAAAGGAGATGCAGTTCGCGATTTTTTGCCTCTCACT GTTGATTATCAAGAGAAACGATATGCCCAAGGTATGATTCCAACTACTTTCATGCGGAGGGAAGGTGCTCCTAAAGAAAGAGAACTTTTATGTGGTCGTCTCATTGATAGACCAATACGACCACTCTTTCCTGCAGGATTTTACCATGAAGTCCAG GTAATGGCAAGTGTACTTTCTTCTGATGGGAAACAGGATCCTGATGTAATGGCAGCTAATGCAACATCTGCTGCTCTTATGTTATCAGACATTCCTTGGGGTGGTCCCATTGGAGTTATCCGTATTGGGAGAATTGCTGGACAGTTTATTGTCAACCCAACCATGGATGAG CTTAACTTGAGTGATCTCAACTTAGTATATGCCTGTACAAAGGACAAAACTTTGATGATAGATGTGCAGGCACGTGAGATCTCAGAGAAAGATCTTGAAGCTAGTTTGAGACTGGCTCATCCTGAG GCGGCCAAATACCTTGAACCTCAAATCAGGCTGGCTGCGAAAGTAGGAAAACATAAGAAAGAATATAAACTGTCAATGATCTCAGATAGAACTTTGGAGAAAGTCAGTAACCTTGCTGCAGTGCCTATTGAAGCTGTTTTTACTGATCCATCATATGGCAAG TTTGAACGTGGAGAGGCTTTAGAAAATATTGCACAAGAAGTGAGAAAAGTCCTTGAAGAAGAATGTGATGAAGAATGCTTAAAGGTCCTACCAAAGGCAGTAGACACTGTGAGGAAAAAG GTTGTCCGCAAAAGGATTATTACAGAAGGCTTCCGGGTTGATGGGAGACATCTTAATGAAGTTAGGCCTATTTATTGTGAAGCTGGTAATTTACCAATATTGCATGGATCAGCACTTTTTTCTCGGGGAGATACCCAG GTTCTTTGTACTGTGACACTTGGAGCACCTGAAGATGCTCAACGCTTGGACTCCTTGGTTGGCCCCCCGACAAAGCGATTCATGCTTCACTACAGTTTTCCACCATTTTCAATCAATGAAGTTGGTAAACGAGTTGGCCTAAATAGACGTGAAGTTGGTCATG gAACTCTTGCAGAGAAAGCTCTGCTTGCTGTGTTGCCTCCTGAAGATGATTTTCCATATACTGTCCGTGTGAATTCAGAGGTCATGGCCTCTGATGGTTCAACATCCATGGCAACTGTCTGCGGAg GCAGTATGGCTTTGATGGATGCTGGTATTCCAGTAAGAGAACATGTAGCTGGTGTTTCGGTTGGTCTTGTCAGTGAAATCGACCCATCAACTGGTGAATTTAAGGATTACCGTATATTGACTGATATATTG GGTCTAGAAGATCATTTAGGAGACATGGACTTCAAAATTGCTGGCACTCGAAAAGGAGTTACAGCAATTCAGTTGGATATAAAACCTGCTGGAATTCCTTTAGATATTATTTGTGAGTGTTTAGAGCATGCACTTAAAGGTCGTCTTCAAATCCTTGATCACATGGAACAGCAAATTAGTGCGGCACGGACTCAAGATGATAGAAATTCACCTCGTCTAG TTACCTTGAAGTACAGCAATGACACTCTTCGCCGCTTGATTGGCCCTCTAGGTTCtctcaaaagaaaaattgaagaggAAACAG GTGCACGGATCTCTATAAGTGACGGAAAGCTTACTATAGTTGCTAGGAATCAGGAGATGCTGGAAAAAGTACGAGAAAAG GTTGACTTCATAATTGGCCGTGAAATCGAGGTTGGGGGTGTCTATAAGGGTGTTGTAACATCAGTCAAAGAATATGGTGCCTTTGTGGAGTTCAATGGTGGCCAACAAGGCCTGCTACACATTTCTGAGTTGTCGCATGAACCG GTTTCCCGAGTTTCAGATGTGGTGACTGTCGGCCAGAAGCTTGCTTTGATGTGCATAGGGCAAGATGTTCGTGGTAATATTAAGCTATCCCTTAAAGCAGCTCTATCTAAACCTGGAGCTGAGGCAAAGAAAGCTGTTGAAGGATGTGCTCCTGGCGACAAAGAAGCTACTAATGTTTGGGCATCAGTTGGAAATGCATCTGATGGGCAAAATCTGGAGTTCCCAACGATCAAAAGTGAAACTGCTGAGACAAACTCATATTCTTCCTCAACCCCTGCAATAGTGATTCGAAGTGCTGCAGAGTGTGAGGAGGAGGAAAAAACTTCTGGTTTGAGTCAGAGTTCTAGGAGTAGATCTAAATCAACTGTTGCTTCAGAAGGGGATAGTAAATCAAAAAAATCTAT ACATGATGGCAAGAGTGATATGGAAAGCAAAGTTGAGACTCTTGTTTCTACAAGAAATTTGAAGCTTGGAACAATTGTTACTGCCAAGGTTTATCAAATTCGTGCTCGTGGGTTAGTTCTTGATTTGGGTGGTGGAATTCGTGGAATGTATCGGTTTGAG GCAAATGGCAAGGAAGAGTTCAAGATAGGTGATGAAATGCTAGTCAAGTGTTCAAGTTTTACTGGCAAGGGGATTCCAGTCATGTCTTCAGTCAATGAGGAATAA